A portion of the Cyanobacteria bacterium GSL.Bin1 genome contains these proteins:
- a CDS encoding MCE family protein codes for MRSRTIREGSVGLLILLGFILFGGLFIWLRGFRLGQTSYNITVAFRDANRVIAGSPVRYRGVNVGEVVSINPNANGVDIEIQINRVDLSIPRENLLVEANQSGLIGETSIDIYPQVQLASDQANINPLSKNCNSQIVVCENDRVQGEVGASVDVLIRNTSQAADLISDPELFNNIKALTRSAKNATDGIAEVSEQLTQISGIVTEQLKVLTATTEETGEQLAVTAAQTEELINNVNRLVITNQDNVTIALSEISETSRELNRLVQILNPTLVKFNRDLEEADVQEMVNNLETLTANAAEASENIKQASKTLNSKENLVLLQQTLDSARATFENTQKITSDLDQLTGNPELRQDLEDLIQGLSDLLSSTQDLEQQLAVAEKNTLQLKED; via the coding sequence ATGCGATCGCGTACGATTCGAGAAGGTTCTGTCGGTTTACTGATTCTCTTAGGTTTTATTTTATTTGGGGGCCTTTTTATTTGGTTGAGAGGGTTTAGACTTGGACAAACCAGTTACAATATTACCGTTGCTTTTCGGGATGCGAATCGAGTCATTGCTGGTTCACCTGTCCGCTATCGCGGTGTGAATGTTGGTGAAGTAGTGAGTATTAATCCGAATGCGAATGGGGTTGATATTGAAATTCAAATTAATCGAGTTGATCTGAGTATTCCGAGAGAAAATTTATTAGTCGAAGCCAACCAATCTGGATTAATTGGGGAAACTTCAATTGATATTTATCCCCAAGTGCAATTAGCCTCTGACCAAGCCAATATTAACCCGCTGAGTAAAAATTGTAATTCCCAAATTGTGGTTTGTGAAAACGATAGAGTTCAGGGGGAAGTCGGTGCTAGTGTTGATGTCTTAATCCGTAATACCTCTCAAGCTGCTGACTTAATTAGCGACCCTGAACTATTTAATAATATTAAGGCACTGACCAGGAGTGCTAAAAATGCTACGGATGGGATTGCAGAAGTGAGTGAACAGTTAACTCAAATTTCAGGAATTGTCACTGAACAATTAAAGGTTTTAACGGCAACAACAGAAGAAACAGGAGAACAATTAGCCGTGACGGCAGCGCAAACGGAAGAATTAATTAATAATGTTAACCGTTTGGTGATTACTAATCAAGATAATGTCACCATTGCACTGTCAGAAATTAGCGAAACGAGTCGGGAGTTAAATCGGTTAGTACAGATCCTTAACCCGACTTTAGTCAAGTTTAATCGGGATTTAGAAGAGGCCGATGTCCAAGAAATGGTGAATAATTTAGAGACTTTAACGGCTAATGCAGCAGAGGCGTCTGAAAATATCAAACAGGCCTCAAAAACGTTGAATAGTAAAGAAAACTTAGTCTTGCTGCAACAAACTTTGGACTCAGCTCGAGCCACCTTTGAAAATACTCAAAAAATCACCTCTGACCTTGACCAATTGACTGGCAATCCTGAATTGCGCCAAGATTTAGAAGATTTAATTCAGGGATTAAGTGACTTACTTTCTTCGACTCAAGATTTAGAACAACAGTTGGCAGTTGCTGAAAAAAATACTTTACAATTAAAGGAAGACTAG